One Penaeus chinensis breed Huanghai No. 1 chromosome 12, ASM1920278v2, whole genome shotgun sequence DNA segment encodes these proteins:
- the LOC125031020 gene encoding atherin-like, whose protein sequence is MCLSVEASLSGRLRGLLVLLRGIQAHPQLQCLPTVSPGAVAASRASFASVSDVDLQSPAGSSGARLSPVPLSSMSPPWRPEQPKWRCLLLFTPGPTGAQAPPWQLSLSSLQAPLGTPGLAHRQSPLFASAPLAPVSSTFLWAPPGPLSPPFPPSRSSSGASGAASRRPNRWSRRGRQSAAAAPVASCSSSLARAARLSSCVLVARASRRRRGRLARCPRQRRRRAARLAPLVPPGASSAAEHEEPQARPPEPPATPVPPGSPDPPAPPLPPGRRREPPVSGLCRPAPREPPSPLSHPAPHLLGASGDATAPPVPPGPHFPPGSAVAASSAGSLPERGALRATQVERRRMVAPVESYPPGSSLSAGEHGAAGRRIPTARLSYRLAGATAQSVQPELR, encoded by the exons ATGTGTCTTTCGGTAGAAGCCAGTCTCTCCG GTCGCCTACGGGGCCTCCTGGTGCTCCTACGGGGCATCCAGGCTCATCCGCAGCTCCAGTGCCTCCCGACGGTTTCGCCAGGAGCCGTCGCAGCCTCCAGGGCCTCCTTTGCCTCAGTCTCCGACGTTGATCTCCAGTCTCCGGCGGGTTCCTCAGGAGCACGACTCTCGCCAGTGCCGCTCAGCTCCATGTCGCCTCCCTGGCGCCCTGAGCAGCCGAAGTGGCGATGTCTCCTCCTGTTCACTCCTGGGCCGACTGGTGCGCAGGCGCCGCCGTGGCAGCTGTCTCTCAGCAGCCTCCAGGCGCCGCTGGGCACGCCAGGTCTCGCTCATCGCCAGTCGCCGCTTTTCGCCAGTGCGCCACTTGCTCCagtctcctccactttcctctggGCTCCTCCCGGTCCTCTGTCTCCGCCTTTTCCTCCGTCTCGCTCTTCCTCTGGTGCCTCCGGTGCCGCCAGTCGCCGTCCTAATCGCTGGTCGCGCCGGGGCCGCCAGTCGGCCGCCGCTGCTCCAGTCGCCTCCTGTTCCTCCAGTCTCGCCCGGGCCGCCAGGCTCAGCTCGTGCGTCCTGGTCGCCCGGGCCTCCAGGCGCCGCCGGGGCCGCCTGGCCCGCT GTCCGCGGCAGCGACGGCGCCGCGCTGCCCGCCTGGCGCCGCTGGTGCCGCCAGGCGCCTCCTCTGCCGCGGAGCACGAGGAGCCGCAGGCTCGGCCGCCGGAGCCGCCGGCGACGCCGGTGCCGCCCGGCTCGCCTGATCCGCCGGCTCCGCCGTTGCCGCCCGGTCGCCGCCGTGAGCCTCCCGTCTCCGGCCTTTGCCGCCCGGCGCCCCGGGAGCCTCCGTCTCCGCTTAGCCACCCGGCGCCTCATTTGCTCGGCGCCTCCGGTGACGCCACGGCTCCTCCTGTGCCGCCGGGACCGCATTTTCCTCCCGGCTCCGCCGTAGCCGCGTCCTCCGCCGGTAGCCTCCCGGAGCGCGGAGCCCTCCGGGCGACGCAGGTCGAACGGCGCCGCATGGTAGCTCCCGTCGAATCTTATCCTCCCGGTTCCTCTTTATCCGCCGGCGAGCACGGAGCCGCCGGTCGCCGGATTCCGACGGCGCGCCTGTCCTACCGGCTAGCCGGAGCGACGGCGCAGTCTGTGCAGCCGGAGCTCCGGTGA